A single region of the Lates calcarifer isolate ASB-BC8 linkage group LG16_LG22, TLL_Latcal_v3, whole genome shotgun sequence genome encodes:
- the LOC108873842 gene encoding NACHT, LRR and PYD domains-containing protein 12 isoform X38, protein MMWTEEDRAESPVSSCLSMKSDWSKDFNPPDLSNGPGPWSHWRQFEPQRAESPVSSCLSMKSDWSKDRPPDLSNGPGPWSHWRQFPQHRAESPVSSCLSMKSDWSKDLNPPVFSNGPGPWSHWRQFPQHRAESPVSSCLSMKSDWSKDRPPDLSNGPGPWSHWRQFPQERKRSHVPVEEQLSCCDLCQDVLKDPVSTSCGHWFCRQCITSYWDQSGPSGDSSCPQCGKRPRPGPGLQTADSGLQEVLDEHKISLRRRCERVTEGTDGTGSRTLLNRIYTELYITEGQSEEVNTQHEVMQLEIKMETLHDTPIRCQDVFKALPYQQRHIRVVLTNGVAGVGKTFSVQKFTLDWAEGLENQDVSLLVLLSFRELNLIRDEQYSLLTLLHVFHPTLQKVTAEKLAVCKVLFIFDGLDESRLSLDFNNRKVVSDVTQKSSVNELLTNLIQGNLLPSALVWITSRPAAANQIPPSCVDRVTEVRGFTDPQKEEYFRRRSSDEELSNRTISHIKTSRSLHIMCQIPVFCWIAATVLEHMLTTEQRGELPKTMTDLYSHFLLVQTKRKKNKYHEGHETSPQELTEADREVLLKLGRLAFEQLEKGNIMFYQEDLEQCGLDVTEALVYSGVCTEIFKRESVIFQKTVYCFVHLSVQEFLAAVYMFHCFTNRKTKVLKKFLGNKYVDSTLNDFLNEAVKKSLRSKNGHLDLFVRFLHGLSLESNQRVLGGLLGQTENSPEIIQRAINNLKKMRTNASPDRSINIFHCLMEMNDHSVHQEIQEFLKSENRSKKRLSMIQCSALAYMLQMSEEVLDEFDPKKYNTSEEGRRRLIPAVRNCRKAQLGGCGLSETDCEVVASALKSNPSHLRELDLSDNKDLKDSGVKLVSAGLESPNCRLETLRLKSCSLSEISCSSLVSALKSNPSHLRDLDLSNNWELQDSGVKDLCGFLQSPDCRLETLRLESCSLSEISCSSLVSALKSNPSHLRDLDLSNNDLQDSGVKDLCGLLRSPDCRLETLRLESCRLSEISCSSLVSALKSNPSHLRELDLTLNNLQDSDVKDLTDLVKSPDCGLETLRLESCSLSEISCSSLVSALKSNPSHLRDLNLSNNNLQDSGVKELCGLLRSPHCRLETLRLEYCCLSEISCSSLVSALKSNPSHLRELDLSYNYLQDSGVKELCGFLQSPHCRLETLRLKSCSLSEISCSSLVSALKSNPSHLRELDLSWNNDLQDSAVKKLCGFLQSPDCRLETLRLKSCRLSEISCSSLVSALKSNPSHLRELDLSNNINLQDSAVEELCGFLQSPHCRLETLRLESCGLSEISCSSLVSALKSNPSHLRDLDLSNYSLYDSGVKDLCGFLQSPDCRLETLRLRNCSLSEISCSSLASALKSNPSHLRELDLSWNNLNDSAVKPLHDLVKDPDYRLETVRWRW, encoded by the exons acacagagcagagtctccagtatccagctgtctgtctatgaagagtgactggtccaaagaTTTAAATCCTCCAGTCTTCAGTAATGGACCTGGACCCTGGAGTCATTGGAGACAGTTTCCACA acacagagcagagtctccagtatccagctgtctgtctatgaagagtgactggtccaaagaCAGACCTCCAGACCTCAGTAATGGACCTGGACCCTGGAGTCATTGGAGACAGTTTCCACA agagaggaagaggagtcatgttcctgtggaggagcagctgtcctGCTGTGATCTGTGTCAGGACGTCCTGAAGGATCCAGTCTCTACCAGCTGTGGACACTGGTTCTGCAGACAGTGCATCACCTCATACTGGGACCAGTCTGGTCCATCAGGAGACTCCTCCTGTCCCCAGTGTGGAAAAAGACccagaccaggacctggactgcagacagcagatagtggtctgcaggaggttttagatgaacataagatcagtctgaggaggagatgtgaacgtgtgactgaaggaactgatggaacaggaagtagaaccctcctcaacaggatctacactgagctctacatcacagagggacagagtgaagaggttaatacccaacatgaggtgaTGCAGCTGGAGATCAAGATGGAGACCCTCCATGACACTCCAATCAGGTGCCAGGACGTCTTTAAAGCCTTACCttaccaacagagacacatcagagtggttctgaccaacggcgtcgctggtgttggaaaaaccttctcagtgcagaagttcactctggactgggcagagggcttggaaaaccaagatgtcagtctgctggttctgctttcgttcagggagctgaacctgatcagagatgagcagtacagtcttctcacgctgctccatgttttccatccaacattacagaaggtcacagcagagaagctggctgtctgtaaagttctgttcatctttgacggcctggatgaaagcagactttcactggatttcaacaacaggaaggttgtgtctgacgtcacacagaagtcatcagtcaacgagctgctgacaaacctcatccaggggaatctgcttccctcggctctggtctggataacttccagacctgcagcggccaatcagatccctccttcatgtgttgacagggtaacagaagtacgaggcttcactgacccacagaaggaggagtacttcaggaggagatccagtgatgaagagctgtccaacagaaccatctcacacatcaagacctccaggagcctccacatcatgtgtcaaatcccagtcttctgctggatcgctgctacagttctggagcacatgttgactacagagcagagaggagagctgcccaagaccatgactgacctgtactcacacttcctgctggttcagacaaagaggaagaagaacaagtaccatgagggacatgagacgagtccacaggagctgacggaggctgacagggaagttcttctgaagctggggaggctggcgtttgaacAACTtgagaaaggaaacatcatgttctaccaagaagacctggagcagtgtggtcttgatgtgacagaggccttggtgtactcaggagtttgtacagagatcttcaaaagagagagtgtgatcttccagaaaacagtctactgctttgttcatctgagcgttcaggagtttctggctgcagtctacatgttccactgtttcaccaacaggaagaCAAAGGTACTGAAGAAGTTCCTGGGAAATAAATATGTTGATTCAACCCTGAATGACTTCCTGAATGAAGCAGTCAAAAAATCTCTGAGAAGTAAAAAtggccacctggacctgtttgttcgcttccttcatggcctctctctggagtccaaccagagaGTCTTAGGAGgtctgctgggtcagacagagaacagtccagaaatcatccagagagccatcaacaacctgaagaaGATGAGGACAAATGCGtctcctgacagaagcatcaacatcttccactgtctgatggagatgaacgaccactcagttcatcaggagatccaagagttcctgaagtcagagaacagatcaaAGAAGAGACTCTCTATgatccagtgctcagctctggcctacatgctgcagatgtcagaggaggttctggatgagttTGACCCAAAGAAGTACAACACATCAGAGGAGGGACGACGgagactgatcccagctgtgaggaactgcaggaaGGCTCA ACTTGGTGGTTGTGGACTCTCAGAGACTGACTGTGAAGtcgtggcctcagctctgaagtccaacccctcccatctgagagaactggacctgagtgacaaCAAAGACttgaaggattcaggagtgaagctggtttctgctggactggagagtccaaactgcagactggagactctgag gttgaagtcctgcagtttgtcagagatcagctgttcttctctggtctcagctctgaagtccaacccctcccatctgagagacctggacctgagtaacaactgggagctgcaggattcaggagtgaaggatctgtgtggttttctgcagagtccagactgtagactggagactctgag gttggagtcctgcagtttgtcagagatcagctgttcttctctggtctcagctctgaagtccaacccctcccatctgagagacctggacctgagtaacaatgacctgcaggattcaggagtgaaggatctgtgtggtttactgaggagtccagactgtagactggagactctgag gttggagtcctgcaggttgtcagagatcagctgttcttctctggtctcagctctgaagtccaacccctcccatctgagagaactggacctgactctcaacaacctgcaggattcagatGTGAAGGATCTGACTGATCTTGTGAAGAGTCCAGACTGtggactggagactctgag gttggagtcctgcagtttgtcagagatcagctgttcttctctggtctcagctctgaagtccaacccctcccatctgagagacctgaacctgagtaacaacaacctgcaggattcaggagtgaaggagctgtgtggtttacTGAGGAGTCCacactgtagactggagactctgag gttggagtactgctgtttgtcagagatcagctgttcttctctggtctcagctctgaagtccaacccctcccatctgagagaactggacctgagctacaactacctgcaggattcaggagtgaaggagctgtgtggttttctgcagagtccacactgtagactggagactctgag gttgaagtcctgcagtttgtcagagatcagctgttcttctctggtctcagctctgaagtccaacccctcccatctgagagaactggacctgagctgGAACAACGACCTGCAGGATTCAGCAGTGAAgaagctgtgtggttttctgcagagtccagactgtagactggagactctgag gttgaagtcctgcaggttgtcagagatcagctgttcttctctggtctcagctctgaagtccaacccctcccatctgagagaactggacctgagtaacaacattaacctgcaggattcagcagtggaggagctgtgtggttttctgcagagtccacactgtagactggagactctgag gttggagtCCTGtggtttgtcagagatcagctgttcttctctggtctcagctctgaagtccaacccctcccatctgagagacctggacctgagtaacTACAGCCTGTatgattcaggagtgaaggatctgtgtggttttctgcagagtccagactgtagactggagactctgag gttgaggaactgcagtttgtcagagatcagctgttcttctctggcctcagctctgaagtccaacccctcccatctgagagaactggacctgagctgGAACAACCTGAATGATTCAGCAGTGAAGCCTCTCCATGATCTTGTGAAGGACCCAGACTACAGACTGGAGACTGTGAG gtggaggtggtga
- the LOC108873842 gene encoding NACHT, LRR and PYD domains-containing protein 12 isoform X37 translates to MMWTEEDRAESPVSSCLSMKSDWSKDFNPPDLSNGPGPWSHWRQFEPHRAESPVSSCLSMKSDWSKHFNPPLFSNGPGPWSHWRQFPQHRAESPVSSCLSMKSDWSKDLNPPVFSNGPGPWSHWRQFPQHRAESPVSSCLSMKSDWSKDRPPDLSNGPGPWSHWRQFPQERKRSHVPVEEQLSCCDLCQDVLKDPVSTSCGHWFCRQCITSYWDQSGPSGDSSCPQCGKRPRPGPGLQTADSGLQEVLDEHKISLRRRCERVTEGTDGTGSRTLLNRIYTELYITEGQSEEVNTQHEVMQLEIKMETLHDTPIRCQDVFKALPYQQRHIRVVLTNGVAGVGKTFSVQKFTLDWAEGLENQDVSLLVLLSFRELNLIRDEQYSLLTLLHVFHPTLQKVTAEKLAVCKVLFIFDGLDESRLSLDFNNRKVVSDVTQKSSVNELLTNLIQGNLLPSALVWITSRPAAANQIPPSCVDRVTEVRGFTDPQKEEYFRRRSSDEELSNRTISHIKTSRSLHIMCQIPVFCWIAATVLEHMLTTEQRGELPKTMTDLYSHFLLVQTKRKKNKYHEGHETSPQELTEADREVLLKLGRLAFEQLEKGNIMFYQEDLEQCGLDVTEALVYSGVCTEIFKRESVIFQKTVYCFVHLSVQEFLAAVYMFHCFTNRKTKVLKKFLGNKYVDSTLNDFLNEAVKKSLRSKNGHLDLFVRFLHGLSLESNQRVLGGLLGQTENSPEIIQRAINNLKKMRTNASPDRSINIFHCLMEMNDHSVHQEIQEFLKSENRSKKRLSMIQCSALAYMLQMSEEVLDEFDPKKYNTSEEGRRRLIPAVRNCRKAQLGGCGLSETDCEVVASALKSNPSHLRELDLSDNKDLKDSGVKLVSAGLESPNCRLETLRLKSCSLSEISCSSLVSALKSNPSHLRDLDLSNNWELQDSGVKDLCGFLQSPDCRLETLRLESCSLSEISCSSLVSALKSNPSHLRDLDLSNNDLQDSGVKDLCGLLRSPDCRLETLRLESCRLSEISCSSLVSALKSNPSHLRELDLTLNNLQDSDVKDLTDLVKSPDCGLETLRLESCSLSEISCSSLVSALKSNPSHLRDLNLSNNNLQDSGVKELCGLLRSPHCRLETLRLEYCCLSEISCSSLVSALKSNPSHLRELDLSYNYLQDSGVKELCGFLQSPHCRLETLRLKSCSLSEISCSSLVSALKSNPSHLRELDLSWNNDLQDSAVKKLCGFLQSPDCRLETLRLKSCRLSEISCSSLVSALKSNPSHLRELDLSNNINLQDSAVEELCGFLQSPHCRLETLRLESCGLSEISCSSLVSALKSNPSHLRDLDLSNYSLYDSGVKDLCGFLQSPDCRLETLRLRNCSLSEISCSSLASALKSNPSHLRELDLSWNNLNDSAVKPLHDLVKDPDYRLETVRWRW, encoded by the exons acacagagcagagtctccagtatccagctgtctgtctatgaagagtgactggtccaaagaTTTAAATCCTCCAGTCTTCAGTAATGGACCTGGACCCTGGAGTCATTGGAGACAGTTTCCACA acacagagcagagtctccagtatccagctgtctgtctatgaagagtgactggtccaaagaCAGACCTCCAGACCTCAGTAATGGACCTGGACCCTGGAGTCATTGGAGACAGTTTCCACA agagaggaagaggagtcatgttcctgtggaggagcagctgtcctGCTGTGATCTGTGTCAGGACGTCCTGAAGGATCCAGTCTCTACCAGCTGTGGACACTGGTTCTGCAGACAGTGCATCACCTCATACTGGGACCAGTCTGGTCCATCAGGAGACTCCTCCTGTCCCCAGTGTGGAAAAAGACccagaccaggacctggactgcagacagcagatagtggtctgcaggaggttttagatgaacataagatcagtctgaggaggagatgtgaacgtgtgactgaaggaactgatggaacaggaagtagaaccctcctcaacaggatctacactgagctctacatcacagagggacagagtgaagaggttaatacccaacatgaggtgaTGCAGCTGGAGATCAAGATGGAGACCCTCCATGACACTCCAATCAGGTGCCAGGACGTCTTTAAAGCCTTACCttaccaacagagacacatcagagtggttctgaccaacggcgtcgctggtgttggaaaaaccttctcagtgcagaagttcactctggactgggcagagggcttggaaaaccaagatgtcagtctgctggttctgctttcgttcagggagctgaacctgatcagagatgagcagtacagtcttctcacgctgctccatgttttccatccaacattacagaaggtcacagcagagaagctggctgtctgtaaagttctgttcatctttgacggcctggatgaaagcagactttcactggatttcaacaacaggaaggttgtgtctgacgtcacacagaagtcatcagtcaacgagctgctgacaaacctcatccaggggaatctgcttccctcggctctggtctggataacttccagacctgcagcggccaatcagatccctccttcatgtgttgacagggtaacagaagtacgaggcttcactgacccacagaaggaggagtacttcaggaggagatccagtgatgaagagctgtccaacagaaccatctcacacatcaagacctccaggagcctccacatcatgtgtcaaatcccagtcttctgctggatcgctgctacagttctggagcacatgttgactacagagcagagaggagagctgcccaagaccatgactgacctgtactcacacttcctgctggttcagacaaagaggaagaagaacaagtaccatgagggacatgagacgagtccacaggagctgacggaggctgacagggaagttcttctgaagctggggaggctggcgtttgaacAACTtgagaaaggaaacatcatgttctaccaagaagacctggagcagtgtggtcttgatgtgacagaggccttggtgtactcaggagtttgtacagagatcttcaaaagagagagtgtgatcttccagaaaacagtctactgctttgttcatctgagcgttcaggagtttctggctgcagtctacatgttccactgtttcaccaacaggaagaCAAAGGTACTGAAGAAGTTCCTGGGAAATAAATATGTTGATTCAACCCTGAATGACTTCCTGAATGAAGCAGTCAAAAAATCTCTGAGAAGTAAAAAtggccacctggacctgtttgttcgcttccttcatggcctctctctggagtccaaccagagaGTCTTAGGAGgtctgctgggtcagacagagaacagtccagaaatcatccagagagccatcaacaacctgaagaaGATGAGGACAAATGCGtctcctgacagaagcatcaacatcttccactgtctgatggagatgaacgaccactcagttcatcaggagatccaagagttcctgaagtcagagaacagatcaaAGAAGAGACTCTCTATgatccagtgctcagctctggcctacatgctgcagatgtcagaggaggttctggatgagttTGACCCAAAGAAGTACAACACATCAGAGGAGGGACGACGgagactgatcccagctgtgaggaactgcaggaaGGCTCA ACTTGGTGGTTGTGGACTCTCAGAGACTGACTGTGAAGtcgtggcctcagctctgaagtccaacccctcccatctgagagaactggacctgagtgacaaCAAAGACttgaaggattcaggagtgaagctggtttctgctggactggagagtccaaactgcagactggagactctgag gttgaagtcctgcagtttgtcagagatcagctgttcttctctggtctcagctctgaagtccaacccctcccatctgagagacctggacctgagtaacaactgggagctgcaggattcaggagtgaaggatctgtgtggttttctgcagagtccagactgtagactggagactctgag gttggagtcctgcagtttgtcagagatcagctgttcttctctggtctcagctctgaagtccaacccctcccatctgagagacctggacctgagtaacaatgacctgcaggattcaggagtgaaggatctgtgtggtttactgaggagtccagactgtagactggagactctgag gttggagtcctgcaggttgtcagagatcagctgttcttctctggtctcagctctgaagtccaacccctcccatctgagagaactggacctgactctcaacaacctgcaggattcagatGTGAAGGATCTGACTGATCTTGTGAAGAGTCCAGACTGtggactggagactctgag gttggagtcctgcagtttgtcagagatcagctgttcttctctggtctcagctctgaagtccaacccctcccatctgagagacctgaacctgagtaacaacaacctgcaggattcaggagtgaaggagctgtgtggtttacTGAGGAGTCCacactgtagactggagactctgag gttggagtactgctgtttgtcagagatcagctgttcttctctggtctcagctctgaagtccaacccctcccatctgagagaactggacctgagctacaactacctgcaggattcaggagtgaaggagctgtgtggttttctgcagagtccacactgtagactggagactctgag gttgaagtcctgcagtttgtcagagatcagctgttcttctctggtctcagctctgaagtccaacccctcccatctgagagaactggacctgagctgGAACAACGACCTGCAGGATTCAGCAGTGAAgaagctgtgtggttttctgcagagtccagactgtagactggagactctgag gttgaagtcctgcaggttgtcagagatcagctgttcttctctggtctcagctctgaagtccaacccctcccatctgagagaactggacctgagtaacaacattaacctgcaggattcagcagtggaggagctgtgtggttttctgcagagtccacactgtagactggagactctgag gttggagtCCTGtggtttgtcagagatcagctgttcttctctggtctcagctctgaagtccaacccctcccatctgagagacctggacctgagtaacTACAGCCTGTatgattcaggagtgaaggatctgtgtggttttctgcagagtccagactgtagactggagactctgag gttgaggaactgcagtttgtcagagatcagctgttcttctctggcctcagctctgaagtccaacccctcccatctgagagaactggacctgagctgGAACAACCTGAATGATTCAGCAGTGAAGCCTCTCCATGATCTTGTGAAGGACCCAGACTACAGACTGGAGACTGTGAG gtggaggtggtga